In a genomic window of Homo sapiens chromosome 22, GRCh38.p14 Primary Assembly:
- the PRAME gene encoding melanoma antigen preferentially expressed in tumors isoform a (isoform a is encoded by transcript variant 5): MERRRLWGSIQSRYISMSVWTSPRRLVELAGQSLLKDEALAIAALELLPRELFPPLFMAAFDGRHSQTLKAMVQAWPFTCLPLGVLMKGQHLHLETFKAVLDGLDVLLAQEVRPRRWKLQVLDLRKNSHQDFWTVWSGNRASLYSFPEPEAAQPMTKKRKVDGLSTEAEQPFIPVEVLVDLFLKEGACDELFSYLIEKVKRKKNVLRLCCKKLKIFAMPMQDIKMILKMVQLDSIEDLEVTCTWKLPTLAKFSPYLGQMINLRRLLLSHIHASSYISPEKEEQYIAQFTSQFLSLQCLQALYVDSLFFLRGRLDQLLRHVMNPLETLSITNCRLSEGDVMHLSQSPSVSQLSVLSLSGVMLTDVSPEPLQALLERASATLQDLVFDECGITDDQLLALLPSLSHCSQLTTLSFYGNSISISALQSLLQHLIGLSNLTHVLYPVPLESYEDIHGTLHLERLAYLHARLRELLCELGRPSMVWLSANPCPHCGDRTFYDPEPILCPCFMPN, translated from the exons ATGGAACGAAGGCGTTTGTGG GGTTCCATTCAGAGCCGATACATCAGCATGAGTGTGTGGACAAGCCCACGGAGACTTGTGGAGCTGGCAGGGCAGAGCCTGCTGAAGGATGAGGCCCTGGCCATTGCCGCCCTGGAGTTGCTGCCCAGGGAGCTCTTCCCGCCACTCTTCATGGCAGCCTTTGACGGgagacacagccagaccctgAAGGCAATGGTGCAGGCCTGGCCCTTCACCTGCCTCCCTCTGGGAGTGCTGATGAAGGGACAACATCTTCACCTGGAGACCTTCAAAGCTGTGCTTGATGGACTTGATGTGCTCCTTGCCCAGGAGGTTCGCCCCAG GAGGTGGAAACTTCAAGTGCTGGATTTACGGAAGAACTCTCATCAGGACTTCTGGACTGTATGGTCTGGAAACAGGGCCAGTCTGTACTCATTTCCAGAGCCAGAAGCAGCTCAGCCCATGACAAAGAAGCGAAAAGTAGATGGTTTGAGCACAGAGGCAGAGCAGCCCTTCATTCCAGTAGAGGTGCTCGTAGACCTGTTCCTCAAGGAAGGTGCCTGTGATGAATTGTTCTCCTACCTCATTGAGAAAGTGAAGCGAAAGAAAAATGTACTACGCCTGTGCTGTAAGAAGCTGAAGATTTTTGCAATGCCCATGCAGGATATCAAGATGATCCTGAAAATGGTGCAGCTGGACTCTATTGAAGATTTGGAAGTGACTTGTACCTGGAAGCTACCCACCTTGGCGAAATTTTCTCCTTACCTGGGCCAGATGATTAATCTGCGTAGACTCCTCCTCTCCCACATCCATGCATCTTCCTACATTTCCCCGGAGAAGGAAGAGCAGTATATCGCCCAGTTCACCTCTCAGTTCCTCAGTCTGCAGTGCCTGCAGGCTCTCTATGTGgactctttatttttccttagagGCCGCCTGGATCAGTTGCTCAG GCACGTGATGAACCCCTTGGAAACCCTCTCAATAACTAACTGCCGGCTTTCGGAAGGGGATGTGATGCATCTGTCCCAGAGTCCCAGCGTCAGTCAGCTAAGTGTCCTGAGTCTAAGTGGGGTCATGCTGACCGATGTAAGTCCCGAGCCCCTCCAAGCTCTGCTGGAGAGAGCCTCTGCCACCCTCCAGGACCTGGTCTTTGATGAGTGTGGGATCACGGATGATCAGCTCCTTGCCCTCCTGCCTTccctgagccactgctcccagcttaCGACCTTAAGCTTCTACGGGAATTCCATCTCCATATCTGCCCTGCAGAGTCTCCTGCAGCACCTCATCGGGCTGAGCAATCTGACCCACGTGCTGTATCCTGTCCCCCTGGAGAGTTATGAGGACATCCATGGTACCCTCCACCTGGAGAGGCTTGCCTATCTGCATGCCAGGCTCAGGGAGTTGCTGTGTGAGTTGGGGCGGCCCAGCATGGTCTGGCTTAGTGCCAACCCCTGTCCTCACTGTGGGGACAGAACCTTCTATGACCCGGAGCCCATCCTGTGCCCCTGTTTCATGCCTAATTAG
- the PRAME gene encoding melanoma antigen preferentially expressed in tumors isoform b (isoform b is encoded by transcript variant 8): MSVWTSPRRLVELAGQSLLKDEALAIAALELLPRELFPPLFMAAFDGRHSQTLKAMVQAWPFTCLPLGVLMKGQHLHLETFKAVLDGLDVLLAQEVRPRRWKLQVLDLRKNSHQDFWTVWSGNRASLYSFPEPEAAQPMTKKRKVDGLSTEAEQPFIPVEVLVDLFLKEGACDELFSYLIEKVKRKKNVLRLCCKKLKIFAMPMQDIKMILKMVQLDSIEDLEVTCTWKLPTLAKFSPYLGQMINLRRLLLSHIHASSYISPEKEEQYIAQFTSQFLSLQCLQALYVDSLFFLRGRLDQLLRHVMNPLETLSITNCRLSEGDVMHLSQSPSVSQLSVLSLSGVMLTDVSPEPLQALLERASATLQDLVFDECGITDDQLLALLPSLSHCSQLTTLSFYGNSISISALQSLLQHLIGLSNLTHVLYPVPLESYEDIHGTLHLERLAYLHARLRELLCELGRPSMVWLSANPCPHCGDRTFYDPEPILCPCFMPN, translated from the exons ATGAGTGTGTGGACAAGCCCACGGAGACTTGTGGAGCTGGCAGGGCAGAGCCTGCTGAAGGATGAGGCCCTGGCCATTGCCGCCCTGGAGTTGCTGCCCAGGGAGCTCTTCCCGCCACTCTTCATGGCAGCCTTTGACGGgagacacagccagaccctgAAGGCAATGGTGCAGGCCTGGCCCTTCACCTGCCTCCCTCTGGGAGTGCTGATGAAGGGACAACATCTTCACCTGGAGACCTTCAAAGCTGTGCTTGATGGACTTGATGTGCTCCTTGCCCAGGAGGTTCGCCCCAG GAGGTGGAAACTTCAAGTGCTGGATTTACGGAAGAACTCTCATCAGGACTTCTGGACTGTATGGTCTGGAAACAGGGCCAGTCTGTACTCATTTCCAGAGCCAGAAGCAGCTCAGCCCATGACAAAGAAGCGAAAAGTAGATGGTTTGAGCACAGAGGCAGAGCAGCCCTTCATTCCAGTAGAGGTGCTCGTAGACCTGTTCCTCAAGGAAGGTGCCTGTGATGAATTGTTCTCCTACCTCATTGAGAAAGTGAAGCGAAAGAAAAATGTACTACGCCTGTGCTGTAAGAAGCTGAAGATTTTTGCAATGCCCATGCAGGATATCAAGATGATCCTGAAAATGGTGCAGCTGGACTCTATTGAAGATTTGGAAGTGACTTGTACCTGGAAGCTACCCACCTTGGCGAAATTTTCTCCTTACCTGGGCCAGATGATTAATCTGCGTAGACTCCTCCTCTCCCACATCCATGCATCTTCCTACATTTCCCCGGAGAAGGAAGAGCAGTATATCGCCCAGTTCACCTCTCAGTTCCTCAGTCTGCAGTGCCTGCAGGCTCTCTATGTGgactctttatttttccttagagGCCGCCTGGATCAGTTGCTCAG GCACGTGATGAACCCCTTGGAAACCCTCTCAATAACTAACTGCCGGCTTTCGGAAGGGGATGTGATGCATCTGTCCCAGAGTCCCAGCGTCAGTCAGCTAAGTGTCCTGAGTCTAAGTGGGGTCATGCTGACCGATGTAAGTCCCGAGCCCCTCCAAGCTCTGCTGGAGAGAGCCTCTGCCACCCTCCAGGACCTGGTCTTTGATGAGTGTGGGATCACGGATGATCAGCTCCTTGCCCTCCTGCCTTccctgagccactgctcccagcttaCGACCTTAAGCTTCTACGGGAATTCCATCTCCATATCTGCCCTGCAGAGTCTCCTGCAGCACCTCATCGGGCTGAGCAATCTGACCCACGTGCTGTATCCTGTCCCCCTGGAGAGTTATGAGGACATCCATGGTACCCTCCACCTGGAGAGGCTTGCCTATCTGCATGCCAGGCTCAGGGAGTTGCTGTGTGAGTTGGGGCGGCCCAGCATGGTCTGGCTTAGTGCCAACCCCTGTCCTCACTGTGGGGACAGAACCTTCTATGACCCGGAGCCCATCCTGTGCCCCTGTTTCATGCCTAATTAG